Proteins from one uncultured Anaeromusa sp. genomic window:
- the glyS gene encoding glycine--tRNA ligase subunit beta, with the protein MAKDLLFEIGTEEIPARFMKGILQQLTEYSSQRLQELRLEHGDIQVFGTPRRMAVLVRNLTEQQEDRESENKGPSVRIAFDTEGKPTKAGQGFARGQGVDVNALVERDGYVYAQIHEQGKATAELLPELLLELLHKLNFPKNMHWGDLDMRFVRPIRWLVALYGQEIVPLEVTGVVSGRVSRGHRFLGEKEITIAEAAAYEDSLRHNFVLADPEKRRSIIRQQLEETAREHNGVVAMDEELLEEVVHLVEYPTALCGRFEEEYLELPQEAVITPMKEHQRYFPVLDQAGKLLPLFITVRNGGKEHLDVVRHGNERVLRARLADARFFYMEDQKGTLEQRVERLKSIVFQDGLGTMHDKVLRVQAAALQLGKNLQADEAALKQVARTAYLAKADLVTGMVCEFTELQGIMGREYAKLNGEDDAVAEGIYEHYLPRFAGDELPQGMPGRLVSIADKLDNIVATFSRGLIPTGSQDPYALRRQAQGILSTLLAAPYGFSLRDMVQYALEQLNLTDAKVQEKLQQDVAEFFRLRLKNLLLEQNVRYDVVDAILEGDTDVLYESWLKAQALTAAEGDSLKKAVQALTRASNLVKHATRDEIKETSFVADEEKTLYAAYQKAAARIAASSQQRDYAQVLAELTTLADPIHAFFEAVMVMDPDEEVKTNRLALLKQIVSLASGIGDLGKVIVA; encoded by the coding sequence ATGGCTAAGGATTTACTGTTTGAAATTGGTACGGAAGAGATTCCGGCGCGCTTTATGAAAGGCATTCTGCAGCAGTTGACCGAGTATAGCAGCCAGCGGTTGCAAGAGCTGCGCCTGGAGCATGGAGACATTCAAGTATTCGGAACGCCGCGTAGAATGGCAGTGCTGGTTCGCAATCTGACGGAGCAGCAAGAAGACCGTGAAAGTGAAAACAAAGGCCCTTCGGTGCGCATTGCCTTTGATACGGAAGGAAAACCGACGAAAGCGGGTCAAGGCTTTGCCAGAGGTCAGGGCGTGGATGTAAATGCGCTGGTGGAGCGAGACGGCTATGTGTATGCGCAAATTCATGAGCAAGGAAAGGCTACGGCTGAGTTGTTGCCGGAATTGCTGCTGGAGCTGCTGCACAAGCTTAATTTTCCTAAAAATATGCACTGGGGCGATTTAGACATGCGTTTTGTCCGGCCGATTCGCTGGCTCGTAGCCTTGTACGGACAAGAAATTGTGCCGCTGGAAGTGACAGGCGTGGTCAGCGGGCGCGTATCGCGGGGGCATCGCTTTTTGGGAGAAAAGGAAATTACCATCGCCGAAGCAGCCGCTTATGAAGATTCGCTGCGCCATAATTTTGTCTTAGCAGATCCGGAAAAACGTCGCAGCATCATACGTCAACAGTTGGAAGAAACGGCTCGGGAGCATAACGGCGTGGTCGCGATGGACGAGGAACTGCTGGAAGAAGTCGTGCATTTGGTCGAATATCCCACGGCCTTATGCGGGCGTTTTGAGGAAGAGTATTTGGAACTGCCTCAAGAGGCGGTCATTACGCCGATGAAGGAACACCAGCGTTATTTTCCGGTTTTAGATCAGGCCGGTAAGCTCTTGCCCTTGTTTATTACGGTTCGCAATGGCGGCAAAGAACACTTGGATGTTGTTCGTCATGGCAATGAGCGGGTGCTGCGCGCTCGGTTGGCGGATGCTCGTTTCTTCTACATGGAAGACCAGAAAGGGACTTTAGAGCAGCGCGTGGAACGGCTGAAAAGCATTGTTTTCCAAGACGGCCTGGGAACTATGCATGACAAGGTGCTGCGGGTGCAGGCAGCTGCGCTGCAGCTCGGAAAAAACCTGCAGGCCGATGAGGCGGCGCTGAAACAGGTAGCGCGGACAGCTTATCTTGCTAAAGCTGACTTAGTAACCGGTATGGTTTGCGAGTTTACGGAACTGCAGGGCATCATGGGGCGGGAATACGCCAAGCTTAACGGCGAGGATGACGCGGTGGCGGAAGGCATTTATGAGCATTATCTGCCTCGCTTTGCCGGTGATGAGCTGCCGCAGGGAATGCCGGGCCGTCTTGTAAGCATTGCGGACAAGCTGGATAATATTGTAGCTACTTTCAGCCGAGGCTTGATTCCCACAGGCTCCCAGGATCCTTACGCTTTGCGGCGGCAAGCCCAGGGCATTCTCAGTACTCTCTTGGCGGCGCCTTATGGGTTCTCCTTGCGGGATATGGTTCAATACGCTTTGGAACAATTGAACCTGACAGATGCGAAGGTGCAGGAGAAGCTGCAGCAGGATGTGGCTGAGTTTTTCCGGTTGCGTTTGAAGAATCTGTTGTTAGAGCAGAATGTGCGTTATGATGTTGTCGATGCCATTTTGGAAGGCGATACCGATGTGCTTTATGAGTCGTGGTTGAAAGCGCAGGCTTTGACTGCTGCCGAAGGGGATTCACTGAAAAAAGCGGTACAGGCTTTGACGCGTGCGTCGAATTTGGTAAAACACGCGACAAGGGATGAAATTAAAGAGACTTCTTTTGTAGCGGATGAAGAAAAAACTTTGTACGCTGCTTATCAAAAGGCTGCAGCAAGGATTGCGGCCAGCTCCCAGCAACGTGACTATGCGCAAGTGCTGGCGGAATTGACGACCTTAGCCGATCCGATTCATGCTTTCTTTGAAGCGGTAATGGTTATGGATCCGGATGAGGAAGTAAAAACAAATCGCTTAGCTTTGCTAAAACAGATTGTTTCTCTTGCTTCCGGAATTGGTGATTTGGGAAAAGTGATTGTCGCCTAA
- a CDS encoding cytidine deaminase, with protein sequence MSSASQWQPVLEAALAVRSRAYAPYSHFAVGAAVQAKSGAIYSGCNVENASYGLTVCAERNALFQAIAAGEREFSILAVVADTPQPVAPCGACRQVMAEFGVDIIVLANLAGDVSVYRLEELLPAAFQGGNDKI encoded by the coding sequence ATGAGTTCTGCAAGCCAGTGGCAGCCAGTGTTAGAGGCGGCTCTTGCAGTGAGGAGCCGAGCCTATGCGCCGTATTCTCATTTTGCCGTAGGTGCTGCGGTGCAGGCTAAAAGCGGCGCTATTTACAGCGGCTGCAATGTAGAAAATGCTTCTTATGGCTTAACTGTATGCGCCGAGCGTAACGCTTTGTTTCAGGCGATAGCGGCGGGAGAGCGTGAGTTCTCTATACTGGCGGTTGTGGCGGATACGCCGCAGCCAGTAGCGCCATGCGGCGCGTGCCGTCAGGTTATGGCGGAGTTTGGAGTAGATATTATTGTGCTGGCGAATTTGGCCGGAGACGTCTCTGTCTACCGGTTGGAAGAATTGTTGCCAGCAGCATTTCAGGGGGGAAACGATAAAATATGA
- the glyQ gene encoding glycine--tRNA ligase subunit alpha, whose product MTFQEIILTLQNFWAKQNCILQQPYDVEKGAGTMNPATFLRALGPEPWKVAYVEPSRRPADGRYGDNPNRLFQHHQFQVIIKPSPANIQELYLESLAQLGVEPEKHDIRFVEDNWESPTLGAWGLGWEVWLDGMEITQFTYFQQVGSIDVKPVSVEITYGLERLAMYIQGVENVYDLTWVEGVSYGDVFHRNEVEQSHYNFELADTALLFHLFDLYEKEAVRVLEAGFVLPAYDYVLKCSHTFNLLDARGAISVSERTAFIGRVRNMARLCAQGYLEQREALGYPLLKGDCQHG is encoded by the coding sequence ATGACTTTTCAGGAAATTATCCTGACGCTGCAAAACTTTTGGGCCAAACAAAATTGTATTTTGCAACAACCTTATGATGTGGAGAAGGGTGCGGGAACGATGAATCCGGCTACCTTTTTGAGAGCCCTCGGTCCTGAACCGTGGAAGGTGGCCTATGTGGAGCCTTCGCGTCGTCCTGCTGACGGACGGTACGGTGATAATCCCAACCGGCTGTTTCAACATCACCAGTTTCAGGTGATTATAAAACCGTCGCCGGCCAACATCCAGGAGCTCTATTTGGAAAGCCTGGCGCAACTGGGTGTTGAGCCGGAAAAGCATGACATCCGTTTTGTAGAAGACAACTGGGAGTCTCCCACCTTGGGCGCTTGGGGCCTGGGCTGGGAAGTCTGGCTGGACGGCATGGAAATTACGCAGTTTACGTATTTTCAACAGGTCGGCAGTATTGACGTCAAACCGGTTTCTGTAGAAATTACCTATGGCCTGGAACGCTTGGCCATGTATATTCAAGGCGTGGAAAATGTCTATGATTTGACCTGGGTAGAAGGCGTTTCTTACGGGGATGTGTTCCATCGCAACGAAGTGGAGCAGTCTCATTATAATTTTGAATTGGCGGATACGGCACTGCTGTTCCACTTGTTTGATCTTTATGAAAAAGAAGCGGTGCGAGTGCTGGAAGCGGGCTTTGTGCTGCCTGCGTATGATTATGTGCTCAAATGCTCTCATACTTTCAATCTGCTGGACGCCAGAGGCGCCATCAGCGTAAGCGAGCGAACCGCCTTCATTGGCCGGGTGCGTAATATGGCCCGCTTGTGCGCCCAAGGATATCTGGAGCAGCGTGAAGCCCTTGGCTATCCGCTGTTGAAAGGAGACTGTCAGCATGGCTAA
- a CDS encoding DUF502 domain-containing protein, whose protein sequence is MKRIFRFSISKYFVNGLIILVPVTITLTVVLTIFNFTETWIGKVLPIKFPGMGVLAVALLIVLMGWFSSNWIMKEILHFGDRMIASIPVVNFLYKSVQQVSKAMLGSQQTFRQAVLVTYPGTEAKAIGFLASPLSSELADAVDEESVCVYIPFSFNMTAGLNLIVARKDVVFLDVAPESALQYVLTGGAIMPKGTTPKV, encoded by the coding sequence ATGAAACGCATTTTCCGCTTTTCCATTTCCAAGTATTTTGTAAACGGACTCATTATTTTAGTTCCGGTTACAATCACTTTGACGGTGGTTTTGACTATTTTTAACTTTACGGAAACTTGGATTGGGAAAGTGCTGCCGATTAAGTTTCCTGGAATGGGCGTATTAGCGGTAGCGTTGCTGATAGTTTTAATGGGGTGGTTTTCGTCCAATTGGATTATGAAGGAAATCCTTCATTTTGGGGATCGGATGATTGCGTCCATTCCAGTTGTCAATTTTTTGTATAAAAGCGTGCAGCAAGTATCCAAAGCCATGCTGGGATCTCAGCAGACGTTTCGGCAAGCGGTATTGGTGACGTATCCGGGAACGGAGGCCAAAGCCATCGGCTTTTTGGCCTCGCCCCTTTCGTCGGAACTAGCGGATGCGGTGGACGAAGAATCGGTATGCGTATATATACCCTTTAGTTTTAATATGACCGCCGGTCTGAACTTGATTGTAGCGCGCAAGGATGTTGTTTTTCTGGATGTGGCGCCGGAGAGCGCCCTGCAGTATGTTTTGACAGGCGGGGCCATTATGCCGAAAGGAACCACACCCAAGGTATAA
- the recO gene encoding DNA repair protein RecO, translating to MTTGRYQVEAVVLTVRNWGEADRLVRVFSKEHGLITAIAYGARRPRSQLAGGLQPFVQAQLALLAGKQVEAVKGCEMIHSFQGLREDLNRMAYTGFLAELITELCPERQAEPEIYEWLLRVLRVMEERNPRLVTLAASWQLFALAGLEPACEVCQQCGKELVWPAVFDMAAGGVVCRQCHDSSSEEKLFSEGAAELLQRFLHLQWEQMEGFLVSREALLMLEALLLSYVDHHIERPLRSTAFIRQVAALGNS from the coding sequence ATGACAACGGGACGGTATCAAGTGGAGGCGGTTGTGCTGACTGTGCGCAATTGGGGGGAGGCGGACCGGCTGGTGCGGGTCTTTTCCAAGGAGCACGGACTGATCACTGCGATTGCCTATGGAGCGCGACGTCCTAGAAGTCAATTGGCAGGAGGATTGCAGCCTTTTGTGCAAGCGCAGCTGGCTTTGCTGGCAGGCAAACAGGTAGAGGCGGTCAAGGGCTGCGAAATGATTCATTCCTTTCAAGGGTTGCGAGAAGATTTGAATCGCATGGCCTATACCGGCTTTTTAGCGGAGTTGATCACCGAACTGTGCCCGGAACGGCAGGCGGAACCGGAAATTTATGAATGGCTGTTGCGGGTGCTGCGCGTCATGGAAGAACGAAATCCTCGTCTGGTAACACTGGCTGCTTCGTGGCAATTGTTTGCATTAGCAGGTCTGGAACCTGCCTGCGAAGTCTGCCAGCAATGCGGGAAGGAACTGGTTTGGCCGGCTGTGTTTGACATGGCTGCAGGCGGTGTTGTTTGTCGCCAATGCCATGACAGTTCTAGTGAGGAAAAGTTGTTTTCCGAGGGGGCTGCTGAGTTGTTGCAGCGGTTTTTGCATTTGCAGTGGGAGCAAATGGAGGGATTTCTGGTTTCAAGGGAAGCTTTGCTTATGCTGGAGGCGCTGCTTTTATCCTATGTGGATCATCATATTGAGCGGCCTTTGCGGTCTACGGCGTTCATTCGCCAAGTAGCGGCGTTAGGGAATTCTTGA
- a CDS encoding hemolysin family protein, which translates to MCLVAINGFFVVAEFSLVRVRKTRLEELVHQGNIRAKLTMRIVSAIDTYLSAIQLGVTLASLALGWLGEAAIASLLEPALRFFAPDSMLLAHSVSIIIGFTLITLMHVVLGELIPKSLAIQQTEKMALLVSRPLYLFHKVGYPVITLFDHTAAFFLRHLDIKRASESELAHSEEELRMLVSASRRGGVLDPMESELIDNVFDFADRIAREVMVPRQDMVCLFMEKSYEENLQVVRESNHTRYPLCLRDKDHVIGMIHLRDLMYNEFETTPLGDIKRLMREILVVPESMSVAKLLQLMRRRRIHMAVVIDEYGGTAGLVSLEDIIEEIVGEIQDEHDEVLEREVQRGLDGSFEFDGLVLLDEVFSLLNLRQDEHEEDTLGGYIFGKLGRRPEIGDSVPIGSYQFTVLRVTGFRITRVRAVPLPNLPEKEQEE; encoded by the coding sequence TTGTGTTTGGTTGCCATTAACGGTTTCTTTGTTGTAGCCGAATTTTCTTTAGTGCGGGTGCGCAAAACAAGGCTGGAAGAATTGGTGCATCAAGGAAATATTCGCGCTAAGCTGACGATGCGCATTGTTTCCGCCATTGACACCTATCTGAGCGCCATTCAGTTGGGCGTTACGCTGGCGTCGCTGGCCTTGGGCTGGCTGGGAGAGGCGGCAATTGCTTCCTTGCTTGAACCGGCTTTGCGATTTTTTGCGCCGGACAGCATGCTGCTGGCGCATAGCGTCAGTATTATTATTGGTTTTACTTTAATTACGTTGATGCATGTAGTGCTGGGGGAGCTTATTCCCAAATCGCTGGCCATTCAGCAGACGGAGAAGATGGCGCTGTTGGTTTCACGGCCGCTTTATCTGTTTCATAAGGTTGGTTATCCTGTTATCACGCTGTTTGATCACACAGCCGCTTTTTTCTTGCGCCATCTTGATATTAAGCGGGCTAGTGAAAGCGAACTGGCTCACTCGGAAGAGGAATTACGCATGTTGGTCAGCGCTAGCCGGCGCGGGGGCGTGCTAGATCCTATGGAGAGCGAGCTGATTGATAATGTGTTCGATTTTGCAGACCGCATTGCCAGGGAAGTCATGGTACCGAGGCAGGATATGGTGTGCCTTTTCATGGAAAAATCTTATGAGGAAAACCTTCAAGTAGTGCGGGAAAGCAATCATACCCGCTACCCTTTGTGCTTGCGGGATAAGGATCATGTGATTGGCATGATTCATTTGCGAGATTTAATGTATAATGAGTTCGAGACAACGCCGCTGGGGGATATAAAGCGGCTGATGCGGGAAATTCTGGTGGTGCCGGAAAGCATGTCAGTGGCTAAGCTGTTGCAGCTAATGCGGCGCCGGCGTATTCATATGGCGGTGGTCATTGACGAATATGGCGGTACCGCCGGTCTTGTTTCTCTAGAAGATATTATTGAAGAGATCGTCGGGGAAATACAGGATGAACATGATGAAGTTCTGGAGCGAGAAGTGCAGCGAGGCTTGGACGGGTCTTTTGAGTTCGATGGGCTGGTATTGCTGGACGAGGTCTTTTCCTTACTGAATTTACGCCAAGACGAACATGAAGAAGATACCCTGGGCGGGTACATTTTTGGCAAACTGGGACGCCGCCCGGAAATTGGCGACAGTGTACCCATTGGGTCCTATCAGTTTACGGTGCTGCGAGTCACCGGTTTTCGTATTACCCGGGTGAGGGCGGTGCCTTTGCCGAATTTGCCGGAAAAGGAGCAAGAAGAATGA
- the era gene encoding GTPase Era, which yields MSDKNFKSGFVAVVGRPNVGKSTLINSLIGQKVLIMSDKPQTTRNKIMCVLTQEDAQILFVDTPGIHKPKHKLGELMVQTAQSTLKEVDVVLMVADGTASFGSGEEYIIEQLRAVRTPVILAINKIDMLSKEAIFPIIRQYQERFDFQAIVPISALEHIQLEALVEEIKTHLEPGPQYYPEDMITDQPERLVIAEMIREKVLHLTREEIPHAIAVEIEEIKTRPNEDLYVRAVIYVERESQKGIVIGAKGGLLKEIGRLAREDVQGLLGSKVYLDLWVKVKKDWRNRDMMLRTLGYKGE from the coding sequence ATGAGTGATAAAAATTTTAAATCCGGTTTTGTAGCGGTTGTCGGACGGCCTAATGTAGGAAAATCTACCTTGATTAATAGCCTGATTGGACAAAAAGTTTTGATTATGTCGGATAAACCGCAAACAACGCGCAACAAGATTATGTGCGTGTTGACCCAAGAGGATGCGCAAATTCTTTTTGTTGATACGCCGGGAATTCATAAACCCAAGCACAAGCTGGGAGAATTAATGGTGCAGACGGCTCAGTCCACGTTGAAGGAAGTGGATGTGGTACTGATGGTGGCCGATGGTACGGCTTCTTTCGGTTCAGGTGAAGAGTATATTATAGAACAGCTGCGAGCTGTACGGACGCCGGTGATTTTGGCAATCAATAAAATTGACATGCTCAGTAAAGAAGCGATATTCCCGATTATCCGTCAATATCAGGAGCGCTTTGATTTTCAAGCCATTGTACCGATTTCAGCGCTGGAGCATATTCAGTTGGAGGCTCTGGTTGAAGAGATTAAAACCCATTTAGAGCCAGGACCGCAGTATTATCCGGAGGATATGATTACGGACCAGCCGGAACGCTTGGTGATTGCGGAAATGATCCGTGAAAAAGTGTTGCATTTAACACGTGAGGAAATTCCTCATGCCATTGCTGTGGAGATTGAGGAGATTAAAACAAGGCCTAATGAAGATCTTTATGTGCGTGCGGTTATTTACGTGGAGAGAGAATCTCAAAAAGGCATTGTCATTGGCGCTAAAGGGGGACTTCTGAAGGAAATCGGCCGTTTGGCCCGAGAAGATGTCCAAGGACTTTTAGGTTCTAAAGTGTATTTAGATTTATGGGTAAAGGTGAAGAAAGATTGGCGCAACCGCGATATGATGCTGCGCACGTTAGGATATAAGGGTGAGTAA